A region from the Branchiostoma lanceolatum isolate klBraLanc5 chromosome 2, klBraLanc5.hap2, whole genome shotgun sequence genome encodes:
- the LOC136428156 gene encoding refilin-B-like isoform X2 yields the protein MCPSVEMVPVHVTERVCLTPEPPQKHCYKSCCEYEQGHRYIEDVRYVLGLSQVHYLTSYIHNPDCTSRPEYHISAVRCEPRHKPRRWLSTVILYPKRPVRSYTSTVEYSMRPTSRKWYMTKLDMAVGDEENNIVATNMLYFPKRRTPSFWSFFVTDVNNVPVGKKFEELNNFKIKRDWRKQLSLQVMA from the coding sequence ATGTGCCCCAGTGTTGAGATGGTGCCTGTTCATGTCACAGAGAGGGTCTGCTTGACTCCGGAACCACCACAGAAACACTGCTACAAGAGCTGCTGTGAGTACGAACAGGGGCACCGATATATAGAGGACGTTCGGTACGTGTTAGGTCTGTCTCAGGTCCACTACCTGACGTCCTACATCCACAACCCTGACTGTACGTCCAGACCCGAGTACCACATCAGCGCCGTGCGGTGCGAGCCTCGACACAAGCCTCGCCGGTGGCTGTCCACGGTCATCCTGTATCCCAAAAGGCCTGTTAGGAGCTACACCTCTACAGTGGAATACAGCATGAGACCCACTTCACGGAAATGGTACATGACGAAACTGGACATGGCGGTCGGTGATGAGGAAAACAACATCGTCGCCACCAACATGTTATACTTTCCGAAGAGGCGAACTCCTTCCTTCTGGTCCTTCTTCGTCACCGACGTTAACAACGTGCCCGTAGGCAAGAAATTCGAAGAACTGAATAACTTCAAGATCAAGCGTGACTGGCGAAAACAACTGTCCTTGCAGGTTATGGCATAG
- the LOC136428154 gene encoding geminin-like, producing the protein MASVVQNARLSAEISVNTALSYPKTIPRGSSSSSGSSDSEERSNTSAAMLGLGVQKTASPQQHKRRKVKSFKDRSKMSVASPKRRKLQTLQLTAKPGQLAGNNTILRFLDKKSTKRKSCSDGERNKPVKLPRSDLASRTATTTPVIYQDQDSSNDSSSCDDSKSLAQEALDIMKNEPTPESYWQDVAEERRLALVDTLKENEELHEQLEEKKAVIQEKEAVIQDLTEENETLKKMAEQAEDLLSILKPITEDEENPKSEDNTVDDASTSSSTSHTEEAGATSHQEGSDSS; encoded by the exons ATGGCGTCGGTGGTACAGAACGCGCGTCTCTCTGCAGAAATCTCAGTTAACACGGCTTTATCGTATCCTAAG ACCATCCCTAGAggaagcagcagcagcagtggTTCCAGTGACAGTGAGGAGAGAAGCAACACGTCAGCCGCCATGTTAGGACTAGGGGTACAGAAGACGGCATCGCCTCAGCAACATAAGCGCAGGAAAGTCAAGTCATTCAAGGACAGGTCAAAA ATGTCTGTGGCATCTCCAAAGAGAAGAAAACTTCAGACTCTCCAGCTCACAGCCAAACCTGGGCAGCTGGCTGGCAATAACACCATCCTCAGGTTCCTGGACAAG AAAAGCACCAAGAGGAAAAGCTGTTCAGACGGAGAGCGCAACAAGCCAGTGAAACTGCCCCGGTCTGACTTGGCATCACGCACAGCAACTACAACCCCTGTCATCTACCAAGACCAGGACTCTTCAAACGACAGCAGCAGTTGTGATGACAGCAAATCTCTTGCACAGGAGGCACTAGACATCATGAAGAATG AGCCTACGCCTGAGTCCTACTGGCAGGACGTTGCAGAGGAGAGGAGACTGGCGCTAGTAGACACACTCAAGGAAAATGAAGAA CTTCATGAACAGCTGGAAGAGAAGAAAGCTGTGATCCAGGAGAAGGAGGCTGTGATACAGGATCTGACAGAAGAAAATGAAACTCTAAAGAAGATGGCTGAACAGGCTGAGGACcttctgtccatcttgaag CCAATAACTGAAGATGAGGAGAATCCAAAGAGTGAAGACAACACCGTGGATGATGCTTCAACTTCCTCATCAACATCCCACACAGAAGAAGCTGGAGCCACATCACATCAAGAAGGATCTGACAGCAGCTGA
- the LOC136428156 gene encoding refilin-B-like isoform X1: MYTRQAGGLAAWTRANQRAAAGDIFRRQNPLMCPSVEMVPVHVTERVCLTPEPPQKHCYKSCCEYEQGHRYIEDVRYVLGLSQVHYLTSYIHNPDCTSRPEYHISAVRCEPRHKPRRWLSTVILYPKRPVRSYTSTVEYSMRPTSRKWYMTKLDMAVGDEENNIVATNMLYFPKRRTPSFWSFFVTDVNNVPVGKKFEELNNFKIKRDWRKQLSLQVMA; the protein is encoded by the exons atgtacacaagacAAGCGGGAGGTCTGGCTGCATG GACCAGGGCAAACCAGCGGGCCGCAGCAGGCGACATCTTCAGGCGACAGAACCCATTGATGTGCCCCAGTGTTGAGATGGTGCCTGTTCATGTCACAGAGAGGGTCTGCTTGACTCCGGAACCACCACAGAAACACTGCTACAAGAGCTGCTGTGAGTACGAACAGGGGCACCGATATATAGAGGACGTTCGGTACGTGTTAGGTCTGTCTCAGGTCCACTACCTGACGTCCTACATCCACAACCCTGACTGTACGTCCAGACCCGAGTACCACATCAGCGCCGTGCGGTGCGAGCCTCGACACAAGCCTCGCCGGTGGCTGTCCACGGTCATCCTGTATCCCAAAAGGCCTGTTAGGAGCTACACCTCTACAGTGGAATACAGCATGAGACCCACTTCACGGAAATGGTACATGACGAAACTGGACATGGCGGTCGGTGATGAGGAAAACAACATCGTCGCCACCAACATGTTATACTTTCCGAAGAGGCGAACTCCTTCCTTCTGGTCCTTCTTCGTCACCGACGTTAACAACGTGCCCGTAGGCAAGAAATTCGAAGAACTGAATAACTTCAAGATCAAGCGTGACTGGCGAAAACAACTGTCCTTGCAGGTTATGGCATAG